In Bactrocera oleae isolate idBacOlea1 chromosome 5, idBacOlea1, whole genome shotgun sequence, a genomic segment contains:
- the LOC106624005 gene encoding uncharacterized protein, with translation MMGNLYSKVWPSKKKDSSFYLKPLKKDASVLKAVEDIQNLTPEEVEQQFENVCRASHKVLHSLTHNPCGQLSMRIKQCLDENVQQMSKCFAEMDEYRKCVSDMMSQKLADVVSDFEEHKEDDDKFNESDLDVETENEHSERKQESDPSSCA, from the exons ATGATGGGCAATTTGTATAGTAAAGTATGGCCGAGCAAGAAAAAGGATTCCAGTTTTTATCTGAAACCTTTGAAAAAAGATGCTTCAGTGCTGAAAGCGGTCGAAGATATACAGAACCT CACTCCGGAAGAAGTTGAGCAGCAGTTCGAAAACGTGTGCCGCGCGTCCCACAAGGTTCTGCACAGCCTGACGCACAATCCGTGCGGCCAATTATCCATGCGCATAAAGCAATGCTTGGACGAAAATGTTCAGCAAATGTCCAAGTGCTTTGCCGAGATGGACGAGTATAGAAAGTGCGTGAGTGATATGATGTCGCAGAAGCTGGCTGATGTCGTTAGCGATTTCGAAGAGCACAAAGAAGACGACGATAAATTCAATGAAAGCGATTTGGATGTTGAAACGGAAAACGAGCATAGCGAACGAAAACAGGAGAGTGACCCAAGTAGCTGCGCCTAA